A part of Jiangella alba genomic DNA contains:
- a CDS encoding 16S rRNA (uracil(1498)-N(3))-methyltransferase: MTAPVFLADASALRGSDVVVLDGDEGRHAAVVRRIAPGETVELTDGAGQLARCVVVAASKQGLTCEVTERVDVPEPRPRVVVAQAIPKGDRGETAVETMTEVGVDEIVPWAAQRCMVRWTGERGDKALRRWRSTAREAAKQSRRAWLPVVADPVPTTALAARAAEAARTVVLHEEATAPLAAVELPDDGDILLVVGPEGGVAPDELDQLAAAGAVVARLGPTVLRTSTAGTVAAGVVLARTARWA; encoded by the coding sequence CTGACCGCACCGGTGTTCCTGGCCGACGCCTCGGCGCTGCGCGGGTCGGACGTCGTCGTCCTCGACGGCGACGAGGGCCGGCACGCGGCCGTGGTGCGCCGCATCGCGCCCGGCGAGACCGTCGAGCTGACCGACGGCGCCGGGCAATTGGCCCGGTGCGTCGTCGTCGCCGCGTCGAAGCAGGGCCTGACCTGCGAGGTCACCGAGCGTGTCGACGTGCCCGAGCCGCGGCCGCGGGTGGTCGTCGCACAGGCCATCCCGAAGGGCGACCGCGGCGAGACCGCCGTCGAGACCATGACCGAGGTCGGCGTCGACGAGATCGTGCCGTGGGCGGCACAGCGGTGCATGGTCCGCTGGACGGGCGAGCGCGGCGACAAGGCGCTGCGGCGCTGGCGGTCGACGGCGCGCGAGGCGGCCAAGCAGTCCCGCCGCGCCTGGCTGCCGGTCGTCGCCGACCCGGTTCCGACGACGGCCCTCGCGGCCCGGGCCGCGGAGGCGGCGCGCACCGTCGTCCTGCACGAGGAGGCCACGGCGCCGCTCGCCGCCGTCGAGCTGCCTGACGACGGCGACATCCTGCTGGTCGTGGGCCCCGAGGGCGGGGTGGCGCCGGACGAGCTGGACCAGCTGGCCGCCGCCGGCGCCGTCGTCGCCCGGCTCGGGCCGACCGTCCTGCGCACGTCCACCGCCGGCACCGTCGCCGCTGGGGTCGTCCTCGCGCGCACGGCCCGCTGGGCCTGA
- a CDS encoding TetR/AcrR family transcriptional regulator, protein MGGMATAERRAQPARVDATRNRERIIAAAREAFVEHGPAVPLDAIAHRAGVGNATLYRHFADRHELIHVVASYSLARITEQAESALAEETDAFEALRRFVHRAADERVGALCSLLYEGFDKNDPHVVDARVRLEAVVTELMDNAREAGQLRPDVGIGDLMVAITQLTRPIAGTACAHVERFMHRHLQLFLDGFRAPARSELCGTAATFEDFEPDRT, encoded by the coding sequence ATGGGCGGCATGGCGACAGCCGAGCGCAGGGCACAGCCGGCACGCGTCGACGCCACCCGTAACCGTGAGCGCATCATCGCCGCGGCGCGCGAGGCGTTCGTCGAGCATGGGCCGGCCGTGCCGCTCGACGCCATCGCACACCGCGCGGGCGTGGGCAACGCCACGCTGTACCGGCACTTCGCCGACCGGCACGAGCTCATCCACGTCGTCGCGTCGTACTCGCTGGCTCGCATCACCGAGCAGGCCGAGTCGGCGCTCGCCGAGGAGACCGACGCGTTCGAGGCGCTGCGGCGGTTCGTCCACCGCGCGGCCGACGAGCGGGTCGGAGCGCTGTGTTCGCTGCTGTACGAAGGCTTCGACAAGAACGACCCACACGTGGTCGACGCCAGGGTCCGGCTGGAAGCGGTCGTCACCGAGCTGATGGACAACGCTCGCGAGGCCGGTCAGCTACGACCCGACGTCGGCATCGGTGATCTCATGGTCGCGATCACCCAGCTGACCCGGCCCATCGCCGGCACCGCGTGTGCTCACGTCGAACGTTTCATGCATCGCCACCTCCAACTCTTCCTCGACGGCTTCCGTGCGCCCGCCCGCTCGGAACTGTGCGGCACCGCGGCCACCTTCGAGGACTTCGAGCCCGACCGGACCTGA
- the dnaJ gene encoding molecular chaperone DnaJ: MPTTDYYEVLGVPKNASGEEIKKAYRRLARQLHPDVNPDPATQERFKEVVTAYEVLNDPRKREMYDLGGDPLSSGGGAGGNFGGAFSFTDIMDAFFGGTNARGPRSRVRRGQDALVQLKVELADAVFGATRELQVDTAVVCEVCHGEGTAKGATRVTCPTCQGQGEVSQVQRSFLGQVMTTRPCPACQGFGTVNPNPCVECSGDGRVRTRRTLTIKIPAGVDNGTRIQLTGQGEVGPGGGPAGDLYVELAVTPHPVFSRNGDNLHCTLQLPMTAAALGTSVDLETFDGPTTIEVRAGAQHGEVIKLGARGVPKLRGTGRGDLLIHLEVQTPTKLDARQEELLRELAGLRNEERVEGPGAAGAHGNFFTRIRDAFKEGLN; encoded by the coding sequence GTGCCCACCACCGACTACTACGAAGTTCTCGGCGTGCCGAAGAACGCCTCCGGCGAGGAGATCAAGAAGGCCTACCGCCGCCTCGCCCGGCAACTGCACCCCGACGTCAACCCCGACCCCGCCACGCAGGAGCGCTTCAAAGAGGTCGTCACGGCCTACGAGGTGCTCAACGACCCCCGCAAGCGGGAGATGTACGACCTCGGCGGCGACCCGCTCAGCAGCGGCGGCGGCGCGGGCGGCAACTTCGGCGGAGCGTTCTCCTTCACCGACATCATGGACGCCTTCTTCGGCGGGACGAACGCGCGCGGCCCGCGCAGCCGGGTCCGCCGCGGCCAGGACGCGCTGGTGCAGCTGAAGGTCGAGCTGGCCGACGCCGTGTTCGGCGCCACCCGCGAGCTGCAGGTCGACACCGCCGTGGTGTGCGAGGTGTGCCACGGCGAGGGCACCGCGAAGGGCGCCACCCGGGTCACCTGCCCCACCTGTCAGGGGCAGGGCGAGGTCAGCCAGGTGCAGCGCTCGTTCCTCGGCCAGGTCATGACGACCCGCCCGTGCCCGGCCTGCCAGGGCTTCGGCACGGTCAACCCGAACCCGTGCGTCGAGTGCTCCGGCGACGGCCGGGTGCGCACCCGCCGCACGCTCACCATCAAGATCCCGGCGGGCGTCGACAACGGCACCCGCATCCAGCTGACCGGCCAGGGCGAGGTCGGCCCCGGCGGCGGCCCGGCCGGCGACCTCTACGTCGAGCTGGCGGTCACGCCGCACCCGGTGTTCAGCCGCAACGGCGACAACCTGCACTGCACGCTGCAACTGCCGATGACGGCGGCCGCGCTCGGCACCAGCGTCGACCTCGAGACCTTCGACGGCCCGACGACCATCGAGGTGCGGGCCGGCGCCCAGCACGGCGAGGTGATCAAGCTCGGCGCCCGCGGTGTCCCGAAGCTGCGCGGCACCGGCCGCGGCGACCTCCTCATCCACCTCGAGGTGCAGACGCCGACGAAGCTCGACGCGCGGCAGGAAGAGCTGCTGCGCGAGCTGGCCGGGCTGCGCAACGAGGAGCGGGTCGAGGGCCCGGGCGCCGCCGGCGCCCACGGCAACTTCTTCACCCGCATCCGCGACGCCTTCAAGGAAGGGCTGAACTGA
- a CDS encoding SigE family RNA polymerase sigma factor, translated as MQDRTGSEADDAITDLYAAHYVRLVRLATLLLGDEAVAEEVVQDAFVALHRRWRRLREPAAAVAYLRTSVVHGSRSVQRRRGVAARHPDEPPGHAPSAEQVAVGGAAADAVVEALRGLPQRQREALVLRYYGGLSEAEIASAMKISNGAVKSHASRGLAGLREAMADWA; from the coding sequence GTGCAAGACAGGACCGGGTCCGAGGCAGACGACGCCATCACGGACCTGTACGCGGCGCACTATGTCCGCCTCGTCCGGCTCGCCACGTTGCTGCTGGGCGACGAGGCGGTGGCCGAGGAGGTCGTGCAGGACGCGTTCGTGGCCCTGCACCGCCGCTGGCGCCGGCTGCGCGAGCCGGCCGCCGCGGTCGCGTACCTGCGCACGTCGGTGGTGCACGGCAGCCGCTCGGTCCAGCGCCGCCGCGGTGTGGCGGCACGTCATCCGGACGAGCCGCCCGGCCATGCGCCCAGCGCCGAACAGGTCGCCGTCGGTGGCGCCGCCGCCGACGCCGTCGTCGAGGCGCTGCGCGGGCTGCCCCAGCGGCAGCGCGAGGCGCTCGTCCTGCGCTACTACGGCGGTCTCTCCGAAGCGGAGATCGCGAGCGCGATGAAGATCAGCAACGGCGCCGTCAAGAGCCACGCCTCTCGCGGGCTGGCCGGGCTGCGCGAGGCGATGGCGGACTGGGCGTGA
- the hrcA gene encoding heat-inducible transcriptional repressor HrcA has protein sequence MSVDDRKLDVLRAIVEDYVATQEPVGSKALVDRHHLGVSPATIRNDMAALEEEGYIAQPHTSAGRVPTDKGYRLFVDRLSNVKPLSAPEKRAIQTFLDGAVDLDDVVSRTVRLLAQLTRQAAVVQYPSLSRSLVRHVELVMLAPARVLVVLITDTGRVEQRIVDLPSDADDALVGELRARINALAVGQDFAAVEARVTELTDRFGPEDRAAVAAVTGTLLTTLIERHEERVAVAGTGNLARYGQEFDRELEPLLSALEEHVVLLRLLGEATSPTPVRVRIGSENAQTGLSATSVVTSGYGPGELALASMGVVGPTRMDYPGTIAAVGAVARYVSKILAAH, from the coding sequence TTGTCCGTCGATGACCGCAAGCTCGACGTCCTCAGGGCGATCGTCGAGGACTACGTCGCCACCCAGGAGCCGGTCGGGTCGAAGGCGTTGGTCGACCGGCACCATCTGGGGGTGTCGCCGGCGACCATCCGCAACGACATGGCGGCGCTCGAGGAGGAGGGCTACATCGCCCAGCCGCACACGAGCGCCGGCCGGGTGCCCACCGACAAGGGGTACCGGCTGTTCGTCGACCGCCTGTCGAACGTGAAGCCGCTGTCGGCGCCGGAGAAGCGGGCCATCCAGACGTTCCTCGACGGCGCGGTCGACCTCGACGATGTCGTGTCGCGGACGGTGCGGCTGCTGGCGCAGCTGACCCGCCAGGCGGCGGTCGTGCAGTACCCGTCGCTGAGCCGGTCGCTGGTGCGCCACGTCGAGCTGGTCATGCTGGCGCCGGCGCGGGTGCTGGTGGTGCTCATCACCGACACCGGCCGGGTCGAGCAGCGCATCGTCGACCTCCCGTCCGACGCCGACGACGCGTTGGTGGGGGAGTTGCGGGCCCGCATCAACGCGCTCGCCGTGGGCCAGGATTTCGCGGCGGTCGAGGCGCGGGTGACGGAACTCACGGACCGGTTCGGCCCCGAGGACCGCGCGGCGGTCGCGGCGGTCACCGGCACGTTGCTCACCACGCTGATCGAGCGGCACGAGGAGCGGGTGGCGGTGGCCGGGACGGGCAACCTCGCCCGCTATGGCCAGGAGTTCGACCGCGAACTCGAGCCGCTGCTGTCGGCGCTCGAGGAGCACGTCGTGCTGCTGCGGCTGCTCGGCGAGGCCACCAGTCCCACCCCGGTCCGGGTCCGCATCGGCAGCGAGAACGCGCAGACCGGGCTCTCGGCCACGTCCGTCGTCACCTCCGGCTACGGGCCGGGCGAACTCGCCCTGGCTAGCATGGGGGTGGTCGGCCCGACCCGCATGGACTACCCCGGAACCATCGCGGCCGTCGGCGCCGTCGCTCGATACGTCAGCAAGATTCTCGCGGCTCACTAG
- the ybeY gene encoding rRNA maturation RNase YbeY, whose protein sequence is MTIEVNNESGAEVDEKTLSDLARFVLDHQRIHPLAELAILLVDTDTMEQLHVQWMDEPGPTDVLSFPMDELRPTPDDAEPEPGLLGDVVLCPDVAATQAKAAGHSTEDELQLLTAHGILHLLGYDHAEPEEEKEMFGLQKQLLSDWRDARGGGR, encoded by the coding sequence GTGACCATCGAGGTCAACAACGAGTCCGGGGCCGAGGTCGACGAGAAGACGCTCTCCGACCTCGCCCGGTTCGTCCTCGACCACCAGCGCATCCACCCGCTGGCCGAGCTGGCCATCCTGCTGGTCGACACCGACACCATGGAACAGCTGCACGTGCAGTGGATGGACGAGCCCGGCCCCACCGACGTGCTGTCCTTCCCGATGGACGAGCTGCGGCCCACGCCCGACGACGCCGAGCCCGAGCCCGGCCTGCTGGGCGACGTCGTGCTCTGCCCCGACGTCGCGGCCACGCAGGCCAAGGCCGCCGGGCACAGCACCGAGGACGAGCTGCAGCTGCTGACGGCGCACGGCATCCTCCACCTCCTCGGCTACGATCACGCCGAGCCGGAGGAGGAGAAGGAGATGTTCGGGCTGCAGAAACAGCTGCTGAGCGACTGGCGGGACGCCCGAGGGGGCGGCCGCTGA
- a CDS encoding LCP family protein, translating into MSNPPGDPQPDPSLETEPAEPAEPPRKRRRNRKVLVIVLVTLLALLLAVAGGAFYFVNRLSSNIERIPDAFDIPETARPAELPGDSITFLLGGLDGEDKVDVYQPGAARTDTIMLAHFPEGRDRGYLVSIPRDTYIEIPGHGENKINAAYSFGGPSLFVQTIEELTGIRVDHLALIDWNGFQALTDELGGVTMTFDEETPLADGDDPIPAGTHTLTGEQALQYVRDRKDLPGGDFDRVKRQQNFLRALMNELISSGTLTDPGKVNGVAGAIGQAARVDEELSAFGMVDLALSMRNLRADDMTFLTVPTDGTGTAGAQSIVVYDEERAGQLWTALAEDDMEAFLTANPDLITGDEVR; encoded by the coding sequence ATGTCGAACCCGCCCGGCGACCCGCAGCCCGACCCGTCCCTCGAGACCGAGCCGGCCGAACCGGCCGAGCCGCCGCGCAAGCGCCGCCGCAACCGCAAGGTCCTGGTGATCGTGCTGGTGACGCTGCTGGCGTTGCTGCTCGCGGTGGCCGGCGGTGCGTTCTACTTCGTGAACCGGCTGTCGTCGAACATCGAGCGCATCCCCGACGCGTTCGACATCCCCGAGACCGCGCGCCCGGCCGAGCTGCCCGGCGACAGCATCACGTTCCTGCTGGGCGGGCTCGACGGCGAGGACAAGGTCGACGTGTACCAGCCCGGCGCCGCGCGCACCGACACCATCATGCTGGCGCACTTCCCGGAGGGCCGCGACCGCGGCTACCTGGTCTCCATCCCGCGCGACACCTACATCGAGATCCCCGGCCACGGCGAGAACAAGATCAACGCGGCCTACTCGTTCGGCGGCCCGTCGCTGTTCGTGCAGACCATCGAGGAGCTCACCGGCATCCGCGTCGACCACCTCGCGCTGATCGACTGGAACGGCTTCCAGGCGCTCACCGACGAGCTGGGCGGCGTCACCATGACGTTCGACGAGGAGACCCCGCTGGCCGACGGCGACGACCCGATCCCGGCCGGCACCCACACGCTGACCGGCGAGCAGGCGCTGCAGTACGTCCGCGACCGCAAGGACCTCCCCGGCGGCGACTTCGACCGCGTCAAGCGGCAGCAGAACTTCCTCCGCGCGCTGATGAACGAGCTGATCTCGTCCGGCACGCTGACCGACCCCGGCAAGGTCAACGGCGTCGCGGGCGCCATCGGCCAGGCCGCGCGGGTCGACGAGGAGCTCAGCGCGTTCGGCATGGTCGACCTCGCGCTGTCCATGCGCAACCTGCGCGCCGACGACATGACGTTCCTGACGGTGCCCACCGACGGCACCGGCACCGCCGGGGCGCAGAGCATCGTCGTCTACGACGAGGAACGCGCCGGCCAGCTCTGGACTGCGCTGGCCGAGGACGACATGGAGGCGTTCCTCACCGCCAACCCCGATCTCATCACCGGCGACGAGGTCCGCTGA
- a CDS encoding PhoH family protein encodes MTKTEQAEQQAAQHTIVVPTSISMVSLLGSADELIKVVESSFPGVDIHVRGNQITMTGQPGDIAEAEGVIDEMVAVLRTGQGMTPEAVERTVAMLRARTGERPAEVLTANILSNRGRTIRPKTLNQKRYVDAIDKHTVIFGIGPAGTGKTYLAVAKAVQALQAKQVSRILLTRPAIEAGERLGFLPGTLSEKIDPYLRPLYDALHDMMDPASIPRLMTEGTIEVAPLAYMRGRTLNDAFVILDEAQNTSAEQMKMFLTRLGFGSKMVITGDVTQVDLPAGTTSGLRVVEGILDGIDDVHFCRLSSRDVVRHRLVGEIVDAYTRYDAAQEAAGGNGRSRVPGRRP; translated from the coding sequence ATGACGAAGACAGAACAGGCCGAACAGCAGGCCGCCCAGCACACCATCGTCGTGCCGACGAGCATCTCCATGGTGAGCCTGCTCGGGTCCGCCGACGAGCTCATCAAGGTCGTCGAGTCGTCCTTCCCCGGCGTCGACATCCACGTGCGCGGCAACCAGATCACCATGACCGGCCAGCCGGGCGACATCGCCGAGGCCGAGGGCGTCATCGACGAGATGGTGGCGGTGCTGCGCACCGGTCAGGGCATGACGCCCGAGGCCGTCGAGCGCACGGTGGCCATGCTGCGCGCGCGCACCGGCGAGCGGCCGGCCGAGGTGCTCACGGCCAACATCCTGTCCAACCGCGGGCGCACCATCCGGCCGAAGACGCTGAACCAGAAGCGCTACGTCGACGCCATCGACAAGCACACCGTCATCTTCGGCATCGGCCCGGCCGGCACCGGCAAGACGTACCTCGCGGTCGCGAAGGCCGTGCAGGCGCTGCAGGCCAAGCAGGTCAGCCGCATCCTGCTCACCCGCCCGGCCATCGAGGCGGGCGAGCGGCTGGGCTTCCTGCCCGGCACGCTGTCGGAGAAGATCGACCCGTACCTGCGGCCGCTCTACGACGCGCTGCACGACATGATGGACCCCGCGTCCATCCCGCGGCTGATGACCGAGGGCACCATCGAGGTCGCGCCGCTGGCGTACATGCGCGGGCGCACGCTCAACGACGCGTTCGTCATCCTCGACGAAGCGCAGAACACCTCCGCCGAGCAGATGAAGATGTTCCTCACCCGGCTCGGCTTCGGGTCGAAGATGGTCATCACCGGCGACGTCACCCAGGTCGACCTCCCGGCCGGCACCACCAGCGGGCTGCGTGTCGTCGAGGGCATCCTCGACGGCATCGACGACGTCCACTTCTGCCGCCTGAGCAGCCGCGACGTCGTCCGGCACCGGCTCGTGGGCGAGATCGTCGATGCGTACACCCGCTACGACGCCGCGCAGGAGGCGGCAGGGGGCAACGGGCGTTCGCGCGTTCCCGGCCGGCGCCCGTGA
- a CDS encoding Gmad2 immunoglobulin-like domain-containing protein: protein MSTPENWTPEEQKLHGALHRAAERVQPGPDGLARIRRRTAVVPMWRRPVVLGLAGATALAAAVIVGGVIALNDDGDAPVASQTSTSPAPSPSETPSETAPPASPPATETEPPAVSLTVPVYYVADSGDGLRLVREFRTVETTLSPIAAAVNEMLTVPPADPDYTSLWAAGVEVTAAEVGAGFIGVDLTGTTSLDAATGDDPDLALQQLVYTATAAAASSDQDGSLPVQVNVDGAPAGEPVGRTDPLEVRQLVQLNDPAEGATLPSPVMVTGEAAVFEATVLWELRRDGEVVDSGNTSTTECCTFAPFELELDLEPGSYEIVMSESDPSDGEGRAPMSDSRTFVVE from the coding sequence GTGAGCACGCCGGAGAACTGGACACCGGAGGAGCAGAAGCTCCACGGCGCCCTGCACCGCGCCGCCGAGCGGGTGCAGCCGGGCCCGGACGGCCTGGCGCGGATCAGGAGGAGGACGGCGGTGGTTCCGATGTGGCGACGACCGGTGGTACTCGGGCTCGCGGGGGCGACGGCCCTGGCCGCGGCGGTGATCGTGGGCGGCGTGATCGCCCTGAACGACGACGGCGACGCCCCCGTCGCCTCGCAGACCTCGACGTCGCCGGCGCCCTCGCCGAGCGAGACCCCGAGCGAGACGGCCCCGCCAGCGTCGCCGCCGGCCACCGAGACCGAACCGCCGGCCGTGTCGCTGACGGTCCCGGTGTACTACGTCGCCGACAGTGGCGACGGGCTCCGGCTGGTCCGCGAGTTCCGCACCGTCGAGACCACGCTGTCGCCCATCGCCGCCGCGGTGAACGAGATGCTGACGGTCCCGCCGGCCGACCCCGACTACACGAGCCTGTGGGCGGCCGGCGTCGAGGTGACGGCGGCCGAGGTCGGGGCCGGCTTCATCGGCGTCGACCTCACCGGGACGACGTCGCTCGACGCCGCCACCGGCGACGACCCGGACCTCGCGCTGCAGCAGCTCGTCTACACCGCGACGGCCGCGGCGGCCAGCAGCGACCAGGACGGCTCGCTGCCGGTCCAGGTCAACGTCGACGGCGCCCCCGCCGGTGAGCCGGTCGGCCGGACCGACCCGCTGGAGGTCCGCCAGCTGGTGCAGCTCAACGACCCCGCCGAAGGCGCGACGCTGCCCAGCCCCGTCATGGTGACCGGCGAGGCCGCGGTGTTCGAGGCGACCGTGCTGTGGGAGCTGCGCCGCGACGGCGAGGTCGTCGACAGCGGCAACACGTCGACGACGGAGTGCTGCACGTTCGCGCCGTTCGAGCTGGAGCTCGACCTCGAGCCGGGCAGCTACGAGATCGTCATGAGCGAGAGCGACCCGTCCGACGGCGAGGGGCGGGCGCCGATGAGCGACTCGCGCACGTTCGTCGTCGAGTAG
- a CDS encoding histidine triad nucleotide-binding protein, whose translation MTRDADCLFCKIAGGDIPADVVHETERTLAFRDIAPQAPTHVLVVPREHHPNVASLAAAAPDTLAELVRTAADVAAGAGIEAYRLVFNTGEQAGQSVFHVHAHVLGGRTMTWPPG comes from the coding sequence GTGACCCGAGACGCCGACTGCCTGTTCTGCAAGATCGCCGGCGGCGACATCCCGGCCGACGTCGTCCACGAGACCGAGCGCACGCTCGCGTTCCGCGACATCGCGCCGCAGGCGCCCACGCACGTGCTGGTGGTGCCGCGCGAGCACCACCCGAACGTCGCGTCGCTCGCGGCCGCCGCTCCGGACACCCTGGCCGAACTGGTCCGGACGGCCGCCGACGTCGCCGCGGGGGCGGGAATCGAGGCCTACCGGCTGGTGTTCAACACGGGGGAGCAGGCCGGTCAGTCGGTGTTCCACGTGCACGCGCACGTGCTCGGGGGACGCACCATGACCTGGCCGCCCGGCTGA
- a CDS encoding MFS transporter: protein MPETQLPDPRRWRALAFIALAQLMVVLDATIVNIALPSAQADLGISDANRQWVITAYALAFGSLLLLGGRIADMWGRKNTFLTGLIGFAAASALGGAAVNEALMFASRALQGVFGALLAPAALSLLAVMFTDGKERAKAFGIFGAIAGGGAALGLILGGILTEYLDWRWVFFVNIPIAAIAFVGAVTAVHEPDGTRNRAPLDLPGTLLGTLGLVALVYGFTRAETEGWSDTGTVSMFVLTGLLLVAFVLVERKVKEPLLPLRVVLERNRGGVYLALGLAVIAMFGLFLFLTYYLQIVKGYSPIRSGVAFLPMVAGMVIGSTQLGARLMTRVPARYLMTPGLLVAAVGMLLLTQMNVDSSYVALLLPAQILLGLGLGTTFMPAMSLATFGVEPRDSGIASAMINTSQQVGGAIGTALLNTIAASATTSYIGAHMGGSTPPELVQLQGMVNGYTTAIWWAVGILVVSAAIAFFFVNATPDTEQAAFDELDGEGEAAPVMIH from the coding sequence ATGCCTGAAACCCAACTGCCTGACCCCAGGCGGTGGCGGGCGCTGGCGTTCATCGCCCTCGCTCAGCTGATGGTGGTGCTCGACGCCACCATCGTGAACATCGCGCTCCCGTCGGCGCAGGCCGACCTCGGCATCTCCGACGCCAACCGGCAGTGGGTCATCACGGCCTACGCGCTGGCGTTCGGCAGCCTGCTCCTGCTCGGCGGCCGCATCGCCGACATGTGGGGCCGCAAGAACACCTTCCTCACCGGCCTCATCGGCTTCGCGGCCGCGTCGGCCCTGGGCGGCGCCGCCGTCAACGAGGCCCTGATGTTCGCCTCCCGCGCGTTGCAGGGCGTCTTCGGCGCGCTGCTGGCCCCGGCGGCGCTGTCGCTGCTGGCGGTCATGTTCACCGACGGCAAGGAGCGGGCCAAGGCGTTCGGCATCTTCGGCGCCATCGCCGGTGGTGGCGCGGCGCTCGGCCTGATCCTCGGCGGCATCCTCACCGAGTACCTCGACTGGCGCTGGGTGTTCTTCGTGAACATCCCGATCGCCGCCATCGCGTTCGTCGGCGCCGTCACCGCGGTGCACGAGCCCGACGGCACCCGCAACCGCGCGCCGCTCGACCTCCCGGGCACCCTGCTGGGCACGCTCGGCCTGGTGGCGCTGGTCTACGGCTTCACCCGCGCCGAGACCGAGGGCTGGAGCGACACCGGCACCGTCTCCATGTTCGTGCTGACGGGTCTCCTGCTGGTCGCGTTCGTGCTGGTGGAGCGCAAGGTGAAGGAGCCGCTGCTGCCGCTGCGCGTCGTGCTCGAGCGCAACCGCGGCGGGGTCTACCTCGCGCTCGGCCTGGCCGTCATCGCGATGTTCGGCCTGTTCCTGTTCCTCACGTATTACCTGCAGATCGTCAAGGGGTACAGCCCGATCCGCTCCGGCGTCGCGTTCCTGCCCATGGTGGCCGGCATGGTCATCGGCTCGACCCAGCTGGGCGCACGGCTGATGACCCGCGTCCCGGCGCGGTACCTGATGACGCCGGGTCTGCTGGTCGCCGCGGTCGGCATGCTGCTGCTGACGCAGATGAACGTCGACAGCTCGTACGTGGCCCTGCTGCTCCCGGCGCAGATCCTGCTCGGCCTCGGCCTGGGTACCACGTTCATGCCGGCCATGAGCCTGGCGACGTTCGGCGTCGAGCCGCGCGACTCCGGCATCGCCTCGGCGATGATCAACACGTCGCAGCAGGTCGGCGGCGCCATCGGCACGGCGTTGCTGAACACCATCGCCGCCAGCGCCACCACGTCCTACATCGGCGCCCACATGGGTGGCAGCACGCCGCCCGAGCTGGTGCAGCTGCAGGGCATGGTGAACGGCTACACCACCGCCATCTGGTGGGCCGTGGGCATCCTGGTCGTGTCGGCGGCCATCGCGTTCTTCTTCGTGAACGCGACCCCCGACACCGAGCAGGCCGCCTTCGACGAGCTCGACGGCGAGGGCGAGGCCGCCCCGGTCATGATCCACTGA